The sequence CTGAGCAGGAAAAACCTGGAACTGGTCATCGTGTTTGTCCTACACAGCCTGTAGCTGTACGTGTATATGtatcgtcatcagcagcagcctatatttatgtccactgcaggatgaaggcctctttcagcaatctctaattacctctgtcttgcgctgGCTGATTATTCCAACTTCTGCcagcaaatttcccaatttcaacGCTCCATTTAGTTTTCTgctgtccttgactgcgcttcccttcatttggcacccattctgtaactaccagttatctgccctatgcattagaTGGCCTGCCCAGTTCCATATTTTTATCTTATAGTCAGCTAGATTATTGGCTATCCCCagttgctctctgatccacaccacactcttcctgtctcttgacattatgcctaacatttttagTTCCATAGcactttgcatggtccttaacttgttcttgggctTCTTTGCTAACCtctttctgccccatatgttagcgccggtagaatgcaatggttGTGCGcttcccctttcaaccacggtggtaagcttccagtcatcaTTTGGtcatgcctgccatatgcactccaacccatttttattcttctgtaaacattcttcttatgatcagggtcccctatgAGTAATTAACCTAGATACACATACTGCAGCATACACTCTAGAGACTGTGTATATATAGTGATCACTAAGTAAGGTGCATCATGCTTTCTTACCCAAGAGAGGCTTACATTGAGAGGCTTCCTCCATTTGCTATCCTCCTGATAAGCTCAGATGGTAAGGCAAGTGCCCCGTAAAGGCTGTTCTGCGTTCAATCAATGGCACAGAACAAACTTTTCATAACCTTTATAATGCTTGCATCAAAAGTACCAGCACATCAACATGCAGTTCTTTACCATGCCAACTCGGACAGCTTACTGCTCTTTTATAATGGCCACCTTTCAAGGACACTGAAGTGTGCTGCCTTGTAGAGTTCTTCAACCTAGTGGATGGTGATGCCTATACTTGTAAGCCATAGGATGACGTGACAATGTCTCACATGCTGCTGCCTTCTGCTTCGTTCACCTTCCCAGCGGCGCCACCCTCACCGGCAACAGCTGACAAGGAGGCTCAGCGGAAGCGGACTCGGCCTCTGCCCGTCTTTTTCTGGGAGACCGTGCATGTCATGAAGTGGATGAAACGTGTCTGCATCAACCATTATACCTCATACTCAACACTCTTCCTCGATCACGAGATTACAGGTGgggttctcttttctttttctcttttagaCCATGCACTCACAAAAAAGGAGAAAGGATACATGATAGAGGGATGTAATGAGCCATGCTGTCAAATATTATCAAAATAATTTGAACACACTGTTACTGAGAAAGGAGTTGGTCACAGTTAATGTCGTGGACTTGGCAGAGTGGAGAGCTGCAGAATTCTCTCTCTTGTCATAAAAGCAGCATTATCAATTAATTCTGCGTGCATGGGTGTGTTGGCTATAAGTTCTTGGGGCAAAATGATGGGGTTAGCTATAACCGACCATTGCAAGCCACTTGATCAAGCCTTTGTTTATTTAAGGCTTACTATGTACATCACTTAACATTCAGTATTCTTGTGGCCACAGCATTGTGTTAGTTCAACTCGGGTACTTTGATGTACTGTGTTCTCACGTCATAGCAAATGGTGACATCTTTTTCAAAAATTGAAGCATGGACAATGCAGTTTTCCAGACAGCCTCGTAAGCGCAGCctataaatacaaaagaaaaaggaaaaatgggTACAGATGGATGGGCGAGCTCAGTCTGCCTGCAGTCAGCGCACTGCTCATGTAGCCTTGTCAGATTTCGGAGCCCTCGGTGTCATTAGTATCTCTGTGCAGGGTCTCCCTGTGCAGGTTAAAAAGCAGGGGCTGCCTCAGTGGAATATAGGATGCAATGACCATATTGTATACTTAATAAACATGTAGTTAATGGCACTGTGACTGACATGACAGTGCAATGAGGCAGACAGCATAAACTATGTCTTCAGCTCTTGATTACTGCTGCTGTACATGCTTTCCTTCATTGTACACTGCAAATAGCATGCCTCTGTGTACGAGCTAGGGTCAGGGGAACTTGTGCAGACGTGCCGTGCAAGCTTGTTGCGCAAAAAAACTGTGAAGGATGTCTTTTACTCTGCGAGCTATGCCTCTCTATACCCTGTAGGCCTGCAAACTTGCTATCGGAACGCAGCAAGAAATGCGAACAACTTTAAATAACCAGGGAAGGCCAGACTATTCATAACCAGTGCTTGGATGAAGCACACAGCAAAGAACGACACACACACCGCTCTTTTCCCTGTGCTTTGTCTAAGCACGGGTCCTCCATCATCAGAACTGTGCCATTCCAGCTGGCTCAAGTTACTACCTTATTCATAGCTTACCTAGAAGTTAACACTGGTCACGGCAACAAGTATCAGAATGGCAAAACAAAATGTCTAGTTGTAAAAACAGGATAGGCAAGGATAGGAATAGGCACAGCGACAGTGAATCAGGAAAGGGCCGAACTTACATGTTAGCAAGAATCGTGGACCTGCTATCAAGTAGAGTGGCTTTTTGTGGGTACTAAACTGTGCACTTAGACTGCCTGCCCTTGCATTGCAGGTCGATCACTGGTGCGACTGAACGATGTCAGCCTTGAAAAGATGGGTATCAAGGACGCGAATCACCGGTAAGTGCGTTGTACCTGTTCTTGCTATTCTGGTGGTCCACAAGACACTGGAGTGTCTGCAGGTCTCTGACGCTTTTGAATAGTATTTTACAGGTTTCTCTCTCGGGGCTCTGTAAGTTCTATAGATTCTGCTATGTCTTTAATACTGGCTTTACGAGGCAATGGGTCTGTTTGGCCTATTAAGCACCGAGACCTGTAAATTCAAGTCCAGtgaaaatgaaggaaaacaagGCCATTCTGGCTTTATTGGGTGACTTTCCGAGGTTGTTCAACATGTATCTGAATGAATGGCAAGTGCTGAGGGAGTGTGCAGTGATGAGATTTAGGTTTAGGGCCAATTGCAGTCTGATGAGATTCATTATGGTGCTCCATGCTGCTGTTCTCATGTATCTGACTACAATCTGCAATCTTGCATCTCATCACTGTCTGAGTAAGTGACTTATTACGACACTTAAAAGCGAGGTTTGGCTTGGGGCATCAGTTTGaacttcgtgtgtgtgtgtgtgtgtgtgtgtgtgtgtgtgtgtgtgtgtgtgtgtgtgtgtgtgtgtgtgtgtgtgtgtgtgtgtgtgtgtgtgtgtgtgtgtgtgtgtgtgtgtgtgtgtgtgtgtgtgtgtgtgtgtgtgtgtgtgtgtgtgtgtgtgtgtgtgtgtgtgtgtgtgtgtgtgtgtgtgtgtgtgtgtgtgtgtgtgtgtgtgtgtgtgtgtgtgtgtgtgtgtgtgtgtgtgtgtgtgtgtgtgtgtgtgtgtgtgtgtgtgtgtgtgtgtgtgtgtgtgtgtgtgtgtgtgtgtgtgtgtgtgtgtgtgtgtgtgtgtgtgtgtgtgtgtgtgtgtgtgtgtgtgtgtgtgtgtgtgtgtgtgtgtgtgtgtgtgtgtgtgtgtgtgtgtgtgtgtgtgtgtgtgtgtgtgtgtgtgtaagttaGGGCGTCGTGTTCAGCCATGGTAGGTAGAAAAGGTTCTGATTGCCCTCAACTAGATCTAGGGAGATGTGCAGAAAGGCTCCAGTGCGAACAGGAAGTTTTCTTGATGAAAATCCTAGagctctatttatttatttaaatatttatttctcAAAGCACATGGATGCTACAAAAATGAGTGGTAGTACATAAGAAGAAAAATGCATAATAATAACATGCAAGGATTAGGAGACAGCGTAGTAGGTAGTCGTCTGGAAACTTGATAGTCGTCTTGAAAGCCGGAAGCGCAGGAAGGTAGTTTCACTCTATACAtgtgtggggaaaaaaaaaattaacatattTTAGAATTTCCGAGCTAGTGCCCCCCCACTTGCCCCTAGGGTCAAAGATAATCCATGAGTGTTTGGAGGAAGGGAGGAGGCTTGCTCGGTCGCCGACCAAAATTCCTGGTGGCAGTCGAACAGTCATGACCATAAAAAAACACAGCACAGCCTTCCTTTGACTCGACAGGTTTATTTAACATGCATTTACTGTCTTTATTCTGCATCATCTCTCTCAGATCCATGAAATGTCGCCTCTGAGCTTGACCCAAACATTAGTTCCCTGCACTGAGGCTGAACAGGTCCGTGATTAGGTGCCAGGGGTCTGTGCAGGTAAACAATAAATTTCTGTCTTAAGTTACACCGTTTTCTATAATTTCTTAAAAAGATAGCATAAAAAAAATAGTCTGATGCTGCTGATGAAGTGTGAAGCAGTGAACAGGGTAGAGAAAGGGAAGGCGCCCTTGGTCGGTAGTTGGCAAATTTCAAGTCACCAAAAAAATGGTGGGGGCCACTTGCACAGCTTGGGCACTTGCTCGGAATTTTATGAAACAAGTTTGTATAACACAACGGCTCAGCAACTTTGTGTACGTAATCAGTTT comes from Dermacentor andersoni chromosome 9, qqDerAnde1_hic_scaffold, whole genome shotgun sequence and encodes:
- the ave gene encoding protein aveugle; the encoded protein is MAKHRQPEPTAPPSPATADKEAQRKRTRPLPVFFWETVHVMKWMKRVCINHYTSYSTLFLDHEITGRSLVRLNDVSLEKMGIKDANHRDELYREILKLKLKSNILEMRDLESKGTEFSTVGMS